From Roseburia hominis, the proteins below share one genomic window:
- the aepY gene encoding phosphonopyruvate decarboxylase: MLDQKKVFEVLGQHGVSYFTGVPDSYLNGFCNYALAKCGDRNVITANEGNAVALAAGHYLATKEIPLVYMQNSGEGNAINPLASLVDKNVYAVPMLLLIGWRGQGITEPNHPQHKLQGEITTSLLDILHIPYTILIDDNDEFEKTVEEAVKYCIETRGVYAFIAPKGVMADPDKPNNVDATYPMSREEAIEVILDHMPDDTIYSATTGRATRELFFLREKRNETKAHDFLNVGSMGHASSVALGIALEKPERHVVVLDGDSAAMMHMGAMTMVSKLKAPNFMHVILNNGAHESVGGQPSAGHLIDFTSIARACGYETVGNAVETENELVKAVEKLKDCGRASFIDCRIHKGLNSKLPPIIFDHRESINALMENLSN; encoded by the coding sequence ATGTTAGATCAGAAGAAAGTATTTGAAGTGCTGGGGCAGCACGGTGTGAGCTACTTCACCGGCGTGCCAGACAGTTACCTGAACGGCTTCTGCAATTATGCCTTGGCAAAATGCGGCGACCGGAATGTAATCACAGCCAATGAAGGCAACGCGGTGGCGCTTGCGGCGGGGCATTACCTGGCAACGAAAGAGATTCCCCTCGTCTATATGCAGAATAGCGGAGAAGGGAATGCCATCAATCCGTTGGCGAGCCTTGTAGATAAGAATGTGTATGCCGTTCCGATGCTCCTGCTCATTGGTTGGCGAGGACAGGGAATCACCGAGCCGAATCATCCGCAGCATAAGTTGCAAGGGGAGATTACCACGAGCCTTCTGGACATCCTGCACATCCCATACACTATTCTCATCGATGATAATGATGAGTTCGAGAAGACTGTGGAAGAAGCAGTGAAGTACTGCATCGAGACAAGAGGCGTGTATGCATTTATCGCACCGAAAGGCGTCATGGCCGATCCGGACAAGCCCAACAACGTGGATGCGACTTACCCCATGAGCCGAGAAGAGGCTATCGAGGTAATTCTTGACCACATGCCGGATGATACAATCTACTCCGCCACGACCGGTCGTGCAACCAGAGAATTATTCTTCTTGCGGGAGAAGCGGAATGAGACGAAAGCGCATGACTTTCTGAATGTCGGCTCGATGGGGCATGCTTCCTCGGTGGCACTTGGTATAGCACTGGAGAAGCCTGAAAGACATGTGGTTGTCTTGGATGGTGATTCGGCAGCTATGATGCACATGGGCGCTATGACGATGGTGAGCAAACTGAAAGCTCCTAACTTTATGCATGTGATTCTCAACAATGGGGCGCATGAGTCTGTTGGAGGCCAGCCATCTGCTGGTCATCTGATCGACTTCACTTCCATTGCAAGGGCGTGCGGATATGAGACAGTTGGAAACGCCGTAGAAACAGAGAACGAGTTGGTAAAAGCGGTTGAAAAATTGAAGGACTGCGGCAGAGCGTCTTTTATAGACTGCCGTATACACAAAGGACTGAACAGCAAACTTCCGCCTATTATTTTTGACCATAGAGAGTCTATTAATGCACTGATGGAAAACTTGAGCAACTAA
- a CDS encoding MmgE/PrpD family protein, which yields MGISTNLAQDLFRIQELKREDVNQLHKLLIDFFAATYAGYKQNRNFNEKVEKVVYLQGGAEESTVFLQEKRYPARLAAFMNSVYGHGAELDDGNKKAAGHAGVHLIPAVFALADKLESSNKDVLVALATGYEAYIRISSAAQPGLVSRGFHSTGMAGTLACAAACARLYHLDAQGIEDAIALATTMTGGLLSYGDSRPAIKPLNPGKAAENGVFAAMLANEGVQGPTEALEGQNGWFHAVTAEFHEKYLKGSDHLLLHDCYFKLYPSCRHTHCGIDAAVALHRKVKAEEIEKINVYIYPNAIKLAGIIIPKDQNETKFSIQYTLVCGLLNGSYGIADMNPPRLTKEVLDLITKTELVPDLSMEDRSKGIRGTRVEVVLRDGRRYEETVLVPKGDPEKPLMRDDIIGKLRTCAKGQADEDALMGLVQAIEKIEGKEKFKNPMRVLKGGA from the coding sequence ATGGGGATTAGTACAAATCTTGCACAGGATTTATTTCGAATACAAGAACTTAAGAGGGAAGATGTTAATCAACTACATAAGCTTTTAATCGATTTCTTTGCGGCTACCTATGCCGGGTACAAGCAGAACCGGAATTTTAATGAGAAAGTGGAGAAGGTCGTGTATCTGCAGGGCGGAGCAGAGGAGAGCACAGTGTTCCTGCAGGAGAAAAGGTATCCGGCACGTTTGGCTGCTTTCATGAATTCTGTCTACGGCCACGGTGCGGAGTTGGACGATGGGAATAAAAAGGCTGCTGGCCATGCTGGTGTCCATCTCATCCCTGCCGTGTTTGCCTTGGCGGATAAGCTGGAGAGCAGCAATAAGGATGTATTGGTGGCATTAGCCACAGGATACGAAGCGTATATCAGGATCTCCTCCGCTGCGCAGCCAGGATTAGTGAGTAGAGGATTCCATTCAACTGGGATGGCCGGTACACTTGCCTGTGCTGCTGCCTGTGCAAGGCTGTACCACTTGGATGCACAGGGAATCGAGGACGCTATCGCTCTGGCAACCACAATGACCGGAGGTTTGCTCTCCTATGGTGATTCGCGGCCGGCAATCAAACCGCTAAATCCCGGTAAGGCGGCGGAGAATGGTGTGTTTGCGGCGATGCTGGCAAACGAAGGTGTGCAAGGACCTACAGAAGCATTGGAAGGGCAGAACGGCTGGTTTCATGCTGTGACCGCTGAGTTTCATGAAAAATATCTGAAAGGAAGCGACCACCTGCTGCTCCATGACTGTTATTTCAAGCTTTATCCATCTTGCCGCCACACGCACTGCGGGATCGATGCTGCGGTTGCCTTACATAGAAAAGTAAAGGCGGAAGAGATAGAGAAGATTAATGTGTATATCTACCCCAATGCCATCAAACTGGCTGGGATCATAATTCCTAAAGATCAGAATGAGACGAAGTTTTCTATTCAGTATACGCTGGTTTGTGGACTTCTGAATGGTTCCTATGGCATTGCGGATATGAACCCGCCGAGGCTTACAAAAGAAGTACTGGACTTGATAACGAAGACGGAGCTGGTTCCGGATTTATCCATGGAAGATAGGAGTAAGGGCATCAGAGGTACACGAGTTGAGGTGGTACTTAGGGATGGTAGAAGGTATGAGGAGACGGTATTGGTTCCCAAGGGAGATCCGGAGAAGCCACTGATGAGAGATGACATTATCGGTAAACTTAGGACTTGTGCAAAAGGTCAGGCTGACGAAGATGCACTTATGGGACTTGTCCAGGCAATAGAAAAGATCGAAGGTAAAGAGAAGTTCAAGAATCCGATGCGTGTATTAAAGGGAGGGGCATAA
- a CDS encoding peptidase, with protein sequence MNSMDRTRDFLKSVGLPGGDAYDLPTSEKRFKDGGQYRFEVPGIQGPKVMRALLEAMDGYGLYLHRVTQTQGIMRLTDEEISKMVELAHEWQTDLILAIGPRATTDTSASVHTEEGVRMGYRLRGQEQIVRAVEDVKRAARLGCRGFLVYDEGSLWILNEMRKAGEIPEDCHFKVSAHAGHGNPCSAKLLESIGADSINPVRDIQLQMLAAMRQAVDCPIDIHTENPKSTGGFIRHYEVPEMIRIAAPIYLKTGGSVAATHSWDSTEDDARKRAKQCSLVKRMIDEYYPEAIWSPKGSL encoded by the coding sequence ATGAACAGTATGGATAGGACAAGAGATTTTTTGAAATCTGTTGGATTACCCGGTGGGGACGCATATGATTTGCCGACATCTGAGAAACGCTTTAAGGATGGAGGGCAGTATCGTTTTGAAGTGCCCGGAATCCAGGGACCAAAGGTGATGAGAGCATTACTGGAGGCGATGGACGGCTATGGATTATATCTGCATCGCGTAACCCAGACGCAGGGAATTATGCGATTGACGGATGAAGAAATCAGCAAGATGGTGGAGTTGGCTCATGAATGGCAGACTGATTTGATTCTGGCTATCGGCCCGCGTGCTACCACAGATACATCCGCTTCTGTACATACCGAAGAGGGCGTGCGCATGGGCTATCGTCTGCGTGGTCAGGAGCAGATTGTCAGGGCCGTTGAGGATGTCAAGAGGGCTGCGAGATTGGGATGCCGTGGTTTCCTGGTGTACGATGAGGGCAGCCTGTGGATTCTGAACGAGATGAGAAAAGCGGGGGAGATTCCAGAGGACTGCCACTTTAAGGTTTCTGCCCACGCCGGCCACGGGAATCCCTGCTCTGCAAAGCTGCTGGAAAGCATCGGTGCAGATTCCATTAACCCGGTACGGGATATTCAGCTTCAGATGCTTGCGGCAATGCGCCAGGCGGTTGATTGTCCTATTGATATTCATACTGAGAACCCGAAGTCTACGGGAGGATTTATTCGCCATTATGAAGTGCCGGAGATGATTCGGATTGCCGCGCCAATCTATCTGAAGACCGGCGGTTCCGTGGCGGCTACCCATTCCTGGGACAGTACAGAGGATGATGCCCGTAAACGTGCAAAGCAGTGCAGCCTCGTTAAGCGAATGATTGATGAGTATTACCCGGAGGCAATATGGAGCCCGAAGGGGAGTTTGTAA
- a CDS encoding aldo/keto reductase produces the protein MKLVLGTMTFGESVFPPDVGLFINTFLKNGGEELDTAYVYNEGNCERLLGEVLPGLNRTFKIATKVNPRISGKLDADAAYKQVNESLARLNLDSVDTVFLHFPDPATPVESVLSAMADMHDQGKFRELGLSNFPAWMLADVWHICYKHGWVKPTVFEGVYNPLTRKAEVELNDCLNNFGMRFYAYNPMCGGLLTGRYTSFDATPTDGRFTHRPNYQKRYWKESYFKAVETIKTAAEKHGITTIEATYRWLAYHSMLDEKRGDAILIGASKLNHLLQNMETVKAGPLPENVVDAFEMAWEITKGDSPEYFTLYKGKGSVGGEKK, from the coding sequence ATGAAATTAGTACTCGGAACGATGACATTTGGAGAGAGTGTGTTTCCTCCTGATGTTGGTTTATTTATCAACACTTTTCTGAAAAACGGCGGAGAAGAACTGGACACGGCGTATGTCTATAACGAAGGAAACTGTGAGCGACTGCTGGGCGAGGTGCTGCCGGGACTGAACCGAACCTTCAAGATTGCCACGAAGGTCAATCCTCGAATCTCCGGGAAGCTCGATGCGGATGCGGCCTACAAGCAGGTGAATGAGAGCCTCGCCCGGCTCAACCTGGACAGTGTGGACACTGTGTTCCTGCATTTCCCTGATCCCGCAACGCCGGTGGAATCAGTGCTGTCCGCGATGGCTGATATGCATGATCAGGGAAAGTTTAGGGAGCTGGGACTCTCTAATTTCCCCGCATGGATGTTGGCGGATGTTTGGCATATCTGCTACAAGCACGGCTGGGTCAAGCCAACAGTTTTTGAGGGCGTCTATAATCCGCTGACCCGTAAAGCGGAAGTGGAACTGAATGACTGCTTGAATAACTTCGGCATGCGCTTTTATGCCTATAACCCCATGTGCGGCGGCTTGCTGACTGGCCGTTATACATCCTTTGACGCTACACCTACTGATGGTCGTTTTACCCATCGGCCAAACTACCAGAAGCGTTACTGGAAAGAAAGCTATTTCAAAGCAGTCGAAACAATAAAAACAGCAGCAGAAAAGCACGGCATTACCACGATTGAAGCGACTTACCGTTGGCTGGCATACCACTCAATGCTGGATGAAAAGCGTGGAGACGCAATCCTGATTGGTGCATCTAAGCTGAACCACCTGCTTCAGAACATGGAAACAGTGAAAGCGGGCCCGCTGCCTGAGAATGTGGTCGATGCGTTTGAAATGGCGTGGGAGATCACAAAAGGAGACAGCCCGGAATACTTTACGTTGTATAAGGGCAAAGGCTCGGTTGGCGGAGAGAAGAAGTGA